CAAACAAAAGTAGTCATGATATTATATGACTGACATTTAGTAATTTTAAGCCTGgtttcattgttttccAACGTGGGAAATCAATGTGGTCTAAATCTAAATGTTGCGATGTTTCCCGATCAACGGTAAAGTTCCACTCTTTTCTTAGAGGTTCTAACTGCTCCATAACAGTATTTGGCAAAATTAATTGAATTGAGTCGGTGAATTTAATGAAGTTTGTGAGAGTCTCATTCAAAAGCTCTACATCGCTTCCTTTTAAATCCACTACATGATTGGATGTAACATTCCAGTTAACGTTTTCGACATATTCTATGTTATCAACAAAGTTCGTTGTGGATACAGTAAGATTATAATTCGCATATATCCAAGTAGGAGGAGAATATGTTTTCCACCAAACATGCACTGGTATATCGTGTGAAGAGAATTGAGAAATTAGAGATATTATCCCAGCCTGGTGGAAAACGCCTAGTAGCAATCCCATGacaatattaaatataaaCCATATGGTCAAGATAACCTCGCCTTGAATGAATGTATCGAAGGATTCAAGATTTATGGACGCGCAGATTGCTGGCACAATTGGCACGAGGAACCTTAGTTCTTGGTGTTTAAAAAGGGAGAGTATCAACACTCCTGATAGTGCAGACAATGCAGGGAGTTTCAAAATGTATCTTTTCGAAAGGAGAAGTATTAGAACAGGTCCACAAAGAAGTGGCAAGTTTACTAGTAAGTGGGTATAGCGGGGATGCAGGCCATGTTGTGCAATGTTATCGACATTCATATTATAGACTAGATTGTTCCATGGAGCAATAATCCATTCGCCGTTTACTGGGTTATAAGCCTTGGTATCAAAGAATATGATTATTGCAGATACCACACTAGCACTAATAACTGAAAAAGCTAGTGGTAACCAATGGCTAATGAAACAATGGTAGAATACAGAGAGTAATGGTAAGACCAAAAATGCAGGAAAGGTCATTCTATTAAAAATTCCAATCGAAATCAAAGCCCCAATCCAAAAACTGGTAATAAAAGAAGGTGATTTTCCGCTCCTGACCTCATAGATACAATATTGGCACacaaataacaataatagtaatagaATTGTTTCTAATGAATTGGAAAAGGTATGGCTTTGAAACACCCAGGTTACATACGAAGTTCTAATAAAGAATTTCGCCTTTGTTTTATGAGTGATTGAAACCTCGCAAAACTCTAAAAATAATGAAGCAATAACGGTGTACAGTAGATAATTTTGGATACGATAGAGGTATAATAGACCCACGGGTTTTAAATGGAAAAGATAATCATTAAGCCAGAGCATTGGCGTGTAATAAAGCTTCAAAATTGTGATACTTCTAGAGGCATTTTCTGGTAGGAACTCCCAAGCTATTGTACCTTTATAACCACTCCACCATTGCAGAATTGGCTCTAGTGTTTGAAAGTGTTCATCTGGATGAATATATGATGGCTCTAAAGCAATGAAAAGGCCAATTAATAGGCCAATATATTCATATGTTTTCAGTCTCATCTAAAGAAAGAGCGATCGATGCAAAATTAGAGCATTGGCTATGAGATCTACCTAGATTCTCATATTTTAGCTCTATCAAAGTGTAAGTTTATGCCTTGTTATCAATGATGATCATCGTGATGAGAGGTTAGCTGGTTTGACCTTTGCGAAGTTGAAGGTAAACAATAATGCTTCCCTTTTACATGTAGTGTACGGATGTAAAACTTCAAATTTTATACAATTTATTCAAGATTTCGATGAGTTTgagaaaaatattattcaaTGCCAACACAGTATAAGAACCGcaaatagaaaatatcaATCTAGAGTGTGCGAGTACGAACTACGAAGTCGATTATCATACTGGCTAATACAGGTTAGATCTAGTTATAtttgttttgaatcaaaaatctagtgtttcttctggtatCTTTTCACTGTATTGgttgtattttttcattggATTTAATTAACTAAAACGGCATGGTCAATGAACAGTTAGTATTGCAGCTGTTTGGTCAGACTGTCAGCAGCGATGCTAGCTCGATCAAATCTGCTGAACAACAGTTGTATGAATTGCACAAGGAGCCCGGatttctttcatttcttttgagCGCAACTAGCAATGATCAATTGCAAATGCCTTTAAGAATGAGTTGTGCTATCTATATGAAGAATATGATTCAAAGAAGCTGGAACTCTCGTAAAACTTTTGTAATATcacaagaagagaaagaagctGTAAAACCAGGTTTAATCAACTCTTTAATAGTTAATTACGAGAATAACCATATTAGACCACATATCACGGATTCCATTGGAGCTATTTTGAAATGGAGTGACGACTGGGTATTTACTGATCAAGTGGTTGAGTTATTGCAATCAGGCAAGcaagaatatatatacccTGCCCTCTTATTGATTTTTGAAGTCTGCATTAATCACAGGTGGGACATGTATGGAAACAGACAGTATATTGATAACTTTGTTGATACTGTATTCCCGGTCATGGAACAAATCGCGGGACAACTAGTCaatcaagaagatcatAAATCCAATGAAATGTTGTATTTGATTTTAAAATCCTTTAAATATGGCTGTTTGAACAATTTCCCTAATTATTTCACAAACATCGATAAGTTAAACTCATGGATTCAATTGCATCTCTTCCTTTGCTCCAAGCCATTACCAGCGGAAACGTTGGCTCTAGACTTGGCTGATAGATCTCTAGATAAAAGAGTGAAGGTTAATAAATGGGCATTTGGTAACCTCTACAAGTTCATCTCAAAGTACAGCAGAACGACAAAGGCGATTAAACAAGAAATGGTAGATTACGTCTTCCAAAACATTGTTCCTACAATTCTCCAGGAATACTTCAAAGTAATTGAACTATGGGCAACCAATAAAGAATCCATGTGGTTAAGTGAATCTGCATTATACTATTTAATCCAGTTCTTAGAAAAGTGTGCCATTGAAACTAATTTATGGGCCATGATTCATCCCCACTTTGAGAGCATTGTGAATCACGTTATATTCCCATGTCTCTGTGCATCGGAGGCTTCGGTTGAGCTCTTTAAAGAAGATCCTGAAGAGTATACCAGGCGCTATTTTGATATAAATAAGGAAAGTTCAACAGCGGATGTGGCAGCTACcgattttatttttgttatcGGTCATAAGAGAATAGAAGAAGTGAGTAAGTTGTTGCCACTAATCAATCAAGTCTTCGTTCAATACCAACAGAATGATAACATGCAAGCTGCATTCCAAGAAGAGGGTGCACTAAGGATGCTATCAACCTTATCTACATTCCTCAATTCAGACGCAAATATGTCATTAGATTTAGAGACTATCTTTTCGCATTTTGTTCTACCTCTCTTAAATGATAAGAAACATCCATTCCTTGTAGCCAGAGCTGCGGAAACTATTTCAATTCACCAATCACCATTTTCAGACATGGGAATTCTTTCCCAAATCTTTGAGGGTGTTTATGGTAATTTTATGCACAACGAATGCCTACCAATTCAAATAGTCAGTGCTGATGCATTGAAGACGTTGGTGATATCAAATCCTGATATCCATTCACATATCAAAAATCAGGCGCCCCAAATTATGGAGAGATTATTGAAATTGTCtaaagaatttgaaattgatacCCTAAACGAAGTAATGGAAGCATTTGTGGAAAGATTTGCTGAAGAGCTAACACCATTTGCTAATGATCTTGCTCAAAACTTAGTTGAACAGTTCATGCAACTAGGACAATCCTTGATTCAAAATAGCAGCTCTGGAAACAATATATCTGATCAAGATCAGGAGTTCCAAGCTTCTGGAATGTTACAAACCATGACCACAATGGTTATGTCTATGAACAAGGTTTGTCTTGTAGATAAATTCCTACCAGTTGTGAAATTTATTGTCGTTAACGCACAAATTATATTCTTGACAGAAATTGTCGATTTAATGGATGCTCTTGCTCTCAGCTCCAAGAGTCTGTATAACGAGTTCACTCCTGGGGTCTGGGAAATGGTTCACGATGTCCTTGATTCATTCCAAACA
The Kluyveromyces marxianus DMKU3-1042 DNA, complete genome, chromosome 1 DNA segment above includes these coding regions:
- the SMP3 gene encoding glycosylphosphatidylinositol-alpha 1,2 mannosyltransferase; protein product: MRLKTYEYIGLLIGLFIALEPSYIHPDEHFQTLEPILQWWSGYKGTIAWEFLPENASRSITILKLYYTPMLWLNDYLFHLKPVGLLYLYRIQNYLLYTVIASLFLEFCEVSITHKTKAKFFIRTSYVTWVFQSHTFSNSLETILLLLLLFVCQYCIYEVRSGKSPSFITSFWIGALISIGIFNRMTFPAFLVLPLLSVFYHCFISHWLPLAFSVISASVVSAIIIFFDTKAYNPVNGEWIIAPWNNLVYNMNVDNIAQHGLHPRYTHLLVNLPLLCGPVLILLLSKRYILKLPALSALSGVLILSLFKHQELRFLVPIVPAICASINLESFDTFIQGEVILTIWFIFNIVMGLLLGVFHQAGIISLISQFSSHDIPVHVWWKTYSPPTWIYANYNLTVSTTNFVDNIEYVENVNWNVTSNHVVDLKGSDVELLNETLTNFIKFTDSIQLILPNTVMEQLEPLRKEWNFTVDRETSQHLDLDHIDFPRWKTMKPGLKLLNVSHIIS
- the SXM1 gene encoding Sxm1p, which encodes MVNEQLVLQLFGQTVSSDASSIKSAEQQLYELHKEPGFLSFLLSATSNDQLQMPLRMSCAIYMKNMIQRSWNSRKTFVISQEEKEAVKPGLINSLIVNYENNHIRPHITDSIGAILKWSDDWVFTDQVVELLQSGKQEYIYPALLLIFEVCINHRWDMYGNRQYIDNFVDTVFPVMEQIAGQLVNQEDHKSNEMLYLILKSFKYGCLNNFPNYFTNIDKLNSWIQLHLFLCSKPLPAETLALDLADRSLDKRVKVNKWAFGNLYKFISKYSRTTKAIKQEMVDYVFQNIVPTILQEYFKVIELWATNKESMWLSESALYYLIQFLEKCAIETNLWAMIHPHFESIVNHVIFPCLCASEASVELFKEDPEEYTRRYFDINKESSTADVAATDFIFVIGHKRIEEVSKLLPLINQVFVQYQQNDNMQAAFQEEGALRMLSTLSTFLNSDANMSLDLETIFSHFVLPLLNDKKHPFLVARAAETISIHQSPFSDMGILSQIFEGVYGNFMHNECLPIQIVSADALKTLVISNPDIHSHIKNQAPQIMERLLKLSKEFEIDTLNEVMEAFVERFAEELTPFANDLAQNLVEQFMQLGQSLIQNSSSGNNISDQDQEFQASGMLQTMTTMVMSMNKVCLVDKFLPVVKFIVVNAQIIFLTEIVDLMDALALSSKSLYNEFTPGVWEMVHDVLDSFQTYALDYFESYKIFFETVINFGFTQDQTYLPAFLRILTEVMNSGIDYDIQVAVELLVSYAVALKDIPLFDKFCDVAVDEEIGLEDSVVVKMFTASLYSKPLETLQICESKGVTLGMLNKWISTNSRTVFSIKVQMLGIMSMFQLPELPSCANGFVKPLTNKLVKLAQDLPEAMKRRAKIENGEYEDDEADDNEGLEFYEEMDDDFNDSPLDDVDVFKQLHNFFVTLQQYNPDRYQAVMQSLDSEAQDTLKTILEFVAYNPQS